One Mya arenaria isolate MELC-2E11 chromosome 5, ASM2691426v1 genomic window carries:
- the LOC128234238 gene encoding uncharacterized protein LOC128234238 yields MELILGDIREDELDLVFAYEQELEVDFPTSEHIYPRIPHVVHQTWKDIHVPSEFHANVRSFVELHPDFDYFFWTDASARILIRARHPNLLALFDNIVEPVRRADLLRYVVLYEYGGVYADIDTQCLRPLHRVLNKYACVLSPEPYEHASLIFNTEFMVTNSIMFCRANHPFFKQVLENIADFNHFSQDIDATGPNFLTFQLNVFDKNGGKVLTNKHAKSQLEVKHGSRKKGKVSNKLEPDDDDFIFIPSSQYFQNDLDPVRFDQFRRLCANFINLNNIQKRGCVTLKDRGMKYRQSKYAYTKHFFYHTGYKIIPEGKTSISELVPSVKIYKG; encoded by the exons ATGGAGTTGATACTAGGTGATATCCGAGAGGATGAATTGGATCTTGTCTTTGCATACGAACAAGAGTTGGAGGTTGACTTTCCTACGTCCGAACATATCTATCCTAGAATTCCTCACGTTGTTCACCAAACGTGGAAGGATATACACGTACCGTCTGAATTTCATGCCAATGTGCGTTCATTTGTTGAACTTCATCCGGACTTCGACTACTTCTTCTGGACAGACGCATCCGCTAGAATTCTAATCAGAGCCAGGCATCCTAATTTGCTGGCATTATTTGACAACATTGTCGAGCCGGTAAGAAGAGCGGACCTCCTGAG GTACGTGGTGCTTTATGAGTATGGGGGAGTGTACGCGGATATTGACACTCAATGTCTCCGTCCACTTCACCGAGTCCTGAACAAGTACGCATGTGTGCTGTCACCAGAGCCGTATGAGCATGCGTCACTTATTTTCAATACCGAGTTTATGGTAACAAATTCGATCATGTTCTGTCGCGCAAACCATCCTTTCTTCAAGCAAGTGTTAGAAAACATAGCTGACTTTAACCATTTCAGCCAAGACATTGATGCCACTGGGCCAAACTTTTTGACGTTTCAGTTGAAcgtgtttgataaaaatggtGGTAAAGTTTTAACGAATAAACATGCAAAATCTCAATTAGAAGTGAAACATGGCTCACGTAAGAAAGGAAAAGTCTCGAACAAACTCGAACCAGATGATGACGACTTTATTTTCATTCCGTCAAGTCAGTATTTCCAAAATGACCTCGACCCAGTGAGGTTCGACCAATTTCGACGATTGTGTGCCAACTTCATAAACCTTAACAACATCCAAAAGAGAGGGTGCGTGACTCTGAAAGATCGGGGAATGAAATATAGACAGTCAAAATAcgcatatacaaaacattttttctacCATACAGGGTATAAGATTATTCCTGAAGGAAAAACCAGTATCAGTGAGCTTGTACCTAgcgtaaaaatatataaaggcTGA
- the LOC128234233 gene encoding tyrosine-protein phosphatase non-receptor type substrate 1-like isoform X1 has product MDLPYLFISLVLSFARGGEAVCGILTYLKPTLQWRNVTFVFKPDNYQSELTPILKNDDGKPLLDINAYRTELNNKVVYHIVFNTSADTTDYDKKYFFVSYGECHSNWTRLNLEALSDCGYLYIRTKVITAGGTVELGYFPTSSVLNTEDSYVRQWYNATSSSDMHLSDGYLSEREDPNWEFVLTIPNVNRWMSGNYSVRCTEGRTDIKKYPDGNKFTQPVEIAVIDPPSEIFLEEPVLPSKLQDIYHLVFTCEIKDFNDDCSLQWTSDKPSLLRDSNPTKRTNVKSIMSILNVSVTKEDFGKVLVCSAVCSSFQRNISKSHTLMVPYLPVLSLSVGEELFLLKDESETVTCSAKSYPLADIVWSSEFSKPLRTCRNNATCTLSIEHISVDERRKYTCQASTKFGNASSSFVAIGIGKHEKQGIKETESASPLPWIAAAVGCLILIIVIAGSVIVVRKRNVETNETSPGNEDITYAQVVKPPTKRTPEKTRLAPTQATSNDTLIYADLDIEHLEESSKAVANKKQSTDSEPVEYVEINFAARAQISESENIYQN; this is encoded by the exons GTGGTGAGGCTGTCTGCGGTATTCTGACATATCTTAAGCCTACACTTCAATGGAGAAATGTGACTTTTGTGTTCAAACCGGACAATTACCAAAGCGAATTAACTCCCATTTTGAAAAACGACGACGGAAAACCACTTTTAGATATAAATGCATACAGGACTGAACTAAACAATAAGGTGGTGTATCATATCGTTTTTAACACATCAGCGGACACTACGGACTAtgacaaaaaatactttttcgtCAGTTATGGTGAATGCCACTCCAATTGGACACGCCTTAATTTAGAAG CCCTTTCTGATTGCGGATATTTGTATATTCGGACCAAGGTGATTACCGCAGGAGGTACTGTCGAGTTGGGCTACTTTCCCACTTCATCCGTATTAAACACAGAGGACAGTTATGTTCGCCAATGGTATAACGCAACCTCCTCCTCGGATATGCACTTATCAGATGGTTATTTGTCTGAGAGAGAGGATCCTAACTGGGAGTTTGTACTGACAATACCAAACGTAAACCGATGGATGTCTGGAAACTACAGCGTGAGGTGCACAGAGGGCCGGACTGACATAAAGAAGTACCCTGATGGGAACAAGTTTACACAACCCGTTGAAATAGCCGTCATTG ATCCACCTTCAGAGATATTTCTAGAGGAACCAGTTTTACCTTCCAAACTTCAAGACATCTACCATCTCGTCTTTACCTGTGAGATAAAAGATTTTAACGACGACTGTAGCTTACAATGGACCTCAGATAAACCTTCGCTCCTAAGGGATAGCAATCCTACAAAGAGAACGAATGTTAAATCCATCATGTCCATACTTAACGTATCTGTTACCAAGGAAGACTTTGGCAAGGTGCTTGTCTGCAGTGCTGTTTGTTCCAGCTTTCAACGTAACATCTCGAAATCACATACTCTAATGGTGCCTT attTGCCAGTGTTGTCACTTTCAGTTGGAGAGGAACTATTTTTGCTTAAAGATGAATCAGAGACTGTAACCTGCAGTGCTAAAAGTTATCCTCTTGCAGACATTGTATGGTCAAGCGAGTTCTCAAAACCCCTTCGTACGTGTCGGAATAATGCCACTTGTACTCTTTCTATTGAACATATTTCTGTAGATGAGCGAAGAAAATATACTTGCCAGGCCTCAACAAAGTTCGGAAATGCCAGTTCCTCTTTCGTCGCAATCGGTATAG GTAAACATGAGAAACAGggaataaaagaaacagaaagtGCATCTCCGTTACCATGGATTGCTGCGGCAGTCGGATGTCTCATACTTATTATCGTAATTGCCGGGTCGGTGATCGTCGTCAGGAAAA GGAATGTTGAAACCAACGAGACCTCTCCTGGCAATGAAGATATAACATACGCACAGGTTGTCAAACCGCCAACAAAAAGGACGCCAGAAAAGACACGACTTGCACCAACACAG GCGACATCCAATGACACATTGATTTACGCTGATTTGGACATTGAACACTTGGAAGAATCCAGTAAAGCTgttgcaaacaaaaaacaatccACGGATTCTGAGCCAGTGGAATATGTCGAAATCAACTTCGCAGCGAGGGCCCAGATCTCTGAAAGCGAGaacatttaccaaaattaa
- the LOC128234233 gene encoding tyrosine-protein phosphatase non-receptor type substrate 1-like isoform X3, with protein sequence MDLPYLFISLVLSFARGGEAVCGILTYLKPTLQWRNVTFVFKPDNYQSELTPILKNDDGKPLLDINAYRTELNNKVVYHIVFNTSADTTDYDKKYFFVSYGECHSNWTRLNLEALSDCGYLYIRTKVITAGGTVELGYFPTSSVLNTEDSYVRQWYNATSSSDMHLSDGYLSEREDPNWEFVLTIPNVNRWMSGNYSVRCTEGRTDIKKYPDGNKFTQPVEIAVIDPPSEIFLEEPVLPSKLQDIYHLVFTCEIKDFNDDCSLQWTSDKPSLLRDSNPTKRTNVKSIMSILNVSVTKEDFGKVLVCSAVCSSFQRNISKSHTLMVPYLPVLSLSVGEELFLLKDESETVTCSAKSYPLADIVWSSEFSKPLRTCRNNATCTLSIEHISVDERRKYTCQASTKFGNASSSFVAIGKHEKQGIKETESASPLPWIAAAVGCLILIIVIAGSVIVVRKRNVETNETSPGNEDITYAQVVKPPTKRTPEKTRLAPTQATSNDTLIYADLDIEHLEESSKAVANKKQSTDSEPVEYVEINFAARAQISESENIYQN encoded by the exons GTGGTGAGGCTGTCTGCGGTATTCTGACATATCTTAAGCCTACACTTCAATGGAGAAATGTGACTTTTGTGTTCAAACCGGACAATTACCAAAGCGAATTAACTCCCATTTTGAAAAACGACGACGGAAAACCACTTTTAGATATAAATGCATACAGGACTGAACTAAACAATAAGGTGGTGTATCATATCGTTTTTAACACATCAGCGGACACTACGGACTAtgacaaaaaatactttttcgtCAGTTATGGTGAATGCCACTCCAATTGGACACGCCTTAATTTAGAAG CCCTTTCTGATTGCGGATATTTGTATATTCGGACCAAGGTGATTACCGCAGGAGGTACTGTCGAGTTGGGCTACTTTCCCACTTCATCCGTATTAAACACAGAGGACAGTTATGTTCGCCAATGGTATAACGCAACCTCCTCCTCGGATATGCACTTATCAGATGGTTATTTGTCTGAGAGAGAGGATCCTAACTGGGAGTTTGTACTGACAATACCAAACGTAAACCGATGGATGTCTGGAAACTACAGCGTGAGGTGCACAGAGGGCCGGACTGACATAAAGAAGTACCCTGATGGGAACAAGTTTACACAACCCGTTGAAATAGCCGTCATTG ATCCACCTTCAGAGATATTTCTAGAGGAACCAGTTTTACCTTCCAAACTTCAAGACATCTACCATCTCGTCTTTACCTGTGAGATAAAAGATTTTAACGACGACTGTAGCTTACAATGGACCTCAGATAAACCTTCGCTCCTAAGGGATAGCAATCCTACAAAGAGAACGAATGTTAAATCCATCATGTCCATACTTAACGTATCTGTTACCAAGGAAGACTTTGGCAAGGTGCTTGTCTGCAGTGCTGTTTGTTCCAGCTTTCAACGTAACATCTCGAAATCACATACTCTAATGGTGCCTT attTGCCAGTGTTGTCACTTTCAGTTGGAGAGGAACTATTTTTGCTTAAAGATGAATCAGAGACTGTAACCTGCAGTGCTAAAAGTTATCCTCTTGCAGACATTGTATGGTCAAGCGAGTTCTCAAAACCCCTTCGTACGTGTCGGAATAATGCCACTTGTACTCTTTCTATTGAACATATTTCTGTAGATGAGCGAAGAAAATATACTTGCCAGGCCTCAACAAAGTTCGGAAATGCCAGTTCCTCTTTCGTCGCAATCG GTAAACATGAGAAACAGggaataaaagaaacagaaagtGCATCTCCGTTACCATGGATTGCTGCGGCAGTCGGATGTCTCATACTTATTATCGTAATTGCCGGGTCGGTGATCGTCGTCAGGAAAA GGAATGTTGAAACCAACGAGACCTCTCCTGGCAATGAAGATATAACATACGCACAGGTTGTCAAACCGCCAACAAAAAGGACGCCAGAAAAGACACGACTTGCACCAACACAG GCGACATCCAATGACACATTGATTTACGCTGATTTGGACATTGAACACTTGGAAGAATCCAGTAAAGCTgttgcaaacaaaaaacaatccACGGATTCTGAGCCAGTGGAATATGTCGAAATCAACTTCGCAGCGAGGGCCCAGATCTCTGAAAGCGAGaacatttaccaaaattaa
- the LOC128234233 gene encoding tyrosine-protein phosphatase non-receptor type substrate 1-like isoform X2, with amino-acid sequence MDIRCLSALLLLYHTKGGEAVCGILTYLKPTLQWRNVTFVFKPDNYQSELTPILKNDDGKPLLDINAYRTELNNKVVYHIVFNTSADTTDYDKKYFFVSYGECHSNWTRLNLEALSDCGYLYIRTKVITAGGTVELGYFPTSSVLNTEDSYVRQWYNATSSSDMHLSDGYLSEREDPNWEFVLTIPNVNRWMSGNYSVRCTEGRTDIKKYPDGNKFTQPVEIAVIDPPSEIFLEEPVLPSKLQDIYHLVFTCEIKDFNDDCSLQWTSDKPSLLRDSNPTKRTNVKSIMSILNVSVTKEDFGKVLVCSAVCSSFQRNISKSHTLMVPYLPVLSLSVGEELFLLKDESETVTCSAKSYPLADIVWSSEFSKPLRTCRNNATCTLSIEHISVDERRKYTCQASTKFGNASSSFVAIGIGKHEKQGIKETESASPLPWIAAAVGCLILIIVIAGSVIVVRKRNVETNETSPGNEDITYAQVVKPPTKRTPEKTRLAPTQATSNDTLIYADLDIEHLEESSKAVANKKQSTDSEPVEYVEINFAARAQISESENIYQN; translated from the exons GTGGTGAGGCTGTCTGCGGTATTCTGACATATCTTAAGCCTACACTTCAATGGAGAAATGTGACTTTTGTGTTCAAACCGGACAATTACCAAAGCGAATTAACTCCCATTTTGAAAAACGACGACGGAAAACCACTTTTAGATATAAATGCATACAGGACTGAACTAAACAATAAGGTGGTGTATCATATCGTTTTTAACACATCAGCGGACACTACGGACTAtgacaaaaaatactttttcgtCAGTTATGGTGAATGCCACTCCAATTGGACACGCCTTAATTTAGAAG CCCTTTCTGATTGCGGATATTTGTATATTCGGACCAAGGTGATTACCGCAGGAGGTACTGTCGAGTTGGGCTACTTTCCCACTTCATCCGTATTAAACACAGAGGACAGTTATGTTCGCCAATGGTATAACGCAACCTCCTCCTCGGATATGCACTTATCAGATGGTTATTTGTCTGAGAGAGAGGATCCTAACTGGGAGTTTGTACTGACAATACCAAACGTAAACCGATGGATGTCTGGAAACTACAGCGTGAGGTGCACAGAGGGCCGGACTGACATAAAGAAGTACCCTGATGGGAACAAGTTTACACAACCCGTTGAAATAGCCGTCATTG ATCCACCTTCAGAGATATTTCTAGAGGAACCAGTTTTACCTTCCAAACTTCAAGACATCTACCATCTCGTCTTTACCTGTGAGATAAAAGATTTTAACGACGACTGTAGCTTACAATGGACCTCAGATAAACCTTCGCTCCTAAGGGATAGCAATCCTACAAAGAGAACGAATGTTAAATCCATCATGTCCATACTTAACGTATCTGTTACCAAGGAAGACTTTGGCAAGGTGCTTGTCTGCAGTGCTGTTTGTTCCAGCTTTCAACGTAACATCTCGAAATCACATACTCTAATGGTGCCTT attTGCCAGTGTTGTCACTTTCAGTTGGAGAGGAACTATTTTTGCTTAAAGATGAATCAGAGACTGTAACCTGCAGTGCTAAAAGTTATCCTCTTGCAGACATTGTATGGTCAAGCGAGTTCTCAAAACCCCTTCGTACGTGTCGGAATAATGCCACTTGTACTCTTTCTATTGAACATATTTCTGTAGATGAGCGAAGAAAATATACTTGCCAGGCCTCAACAAAGTTCGGAAATGCCAGTTCCTCTTTCGTCGCAATCGGTATAG GTAAACATGAGAAACAGggaataaaagaaacagaaagtGCATCTCCGTTACCATGGATTGCTGCGGCAGTCGGATGTCTCATACTTATTATCGTAATTGCCGGGTCGGTGATCGTCGTCAGGAAAA GGAATGTTGAAACCAACGAGACCTCTCCTGGCAATGAAGATATAACATACGCACAGGTTGTCAAACCGCCAACAAAAAGGACGCCAGAAAAGACACGACTTGCACCAACACAG GCGACATCCAATGACACATTGATTTACGCTGATTTGGACATTGAACACTTGGAAGAATCCAGTAAAGCTgttgcaaacaaaaaacaatccACGGATTCTGAGCCAGTGGAATATGTCGAAATCAACTTCGCAGCGAGGGCCCAGATCTCTGAAAGCGAGaacatttaccaaaattaa
- the LOC128234233 gene encoding uncharacterized protein LOC128234233 isoform X4 produces the protein MDLPYLFISLVLSFARGGEAVCGILTYLKPTLQWRNVTFVFKPDNYQSELTPILKNDDGKPLLDINAYRTELNNKVVYHIVFNTSADTTDYDKKYFFVSYGECHSNWTRLNLEALSDCGYLYIRTKVITAGGTVELGYFPTSSVLNTEDSYVRQWYNATSSSDMHLSDGYLSEREDPNWEFVLTIPNVNRWMSGNYSVRCTEGRTDIKKYPDGNKFTQPVEIAVIDPPSEIFLEEPVLPSKLQDIYHLVFTCEIKDFNDDCSLQWTSDKPSLLRDSNPTKRTNVKSIMSILNVSVTKEDFGKVLVCSAVCSSFQRNISKSHTLMVPYLPVLSLSVGEELFLLKDESETVTCSAKSYPLADIVWSSEFSKPLRTCRNNATCTLSIEHISVDERRKYTCQASTKFGNASSSFVAIGIGKHEKQGIKETESASPLPWIAAAVGCLILIIVIAGSVIVVRKRSQQKRTLNRQNEQLENIQNGK, from the exons GTGGTGAGGCTGTCTGCGGTATTCTGACATATCTTAAGCCTACACTTCAATGGAGAAATGTGACTTTTGTGTTCAAACCGGACAATTACCAAAGCGAATTAACTCCCATTTTGAAAAACGACGACGGAAAACCACTTTTAGATATAAATGCATACAGGACTGAACTAAACAATAAGGTGGTGTATCATATCGTTTTTAACACATCAGCGGACACTACGGACTAtgacaaaaaatactttttcgtCAGTTATGGTGAATGCCACTCCAATTGGACACGCCTTAATTTAGAAG CCCTTTCTGATTGCGGATATTTGTATATTCGGACCAAGGTGATTACCGCAGGAGGTACTGTCGAGTTGGGCTACTTTCCCACTTCATCCGTATTAAACACAGAGGACAGTTATGTTCGCCAATGGTATAACGCAACCTCCTCCTCGGATATGCACTTATCAGATGGTTATTTGTCTGAGAGAGAGGATCCTAACTGGGAGTTTGTACTGACAATACCAAACGTAAACCGATGGATGTCTGGAAACTACAGCGTGAGGTGCACAGAGGGCCGGACTGACATAAAGAAGTACCCTGATGGGAACAAGTTTACACAACCCGTTGAAATAGCCGTCATTG ATCCACCTTCAGAGATATTTCTAGAGGAACCAGTTTTACCTTCCAAACTTCAAGACATCTACCATCTCGTCTTTACCTGTGAGATAAAAGATTTTAACGACGACTGTAGCTTACAATGGACCTCAGATAAACCTTCGCTCCTAAGGGATAGCAATCCTACAAAGAGAACGAATGTTAAATCCATCATGTCCATACTTAACGTATCTGTTACCAAGGAAGACTTTGGCAAGGTGCTTGTCTGCAGTGCTGTTTGTTCCAGCTTTCAACGTAACATCTCGAAATCACATACTCTAATGGTGCCTT attTGCCAGTGTTGTCACTTTCAGTTGGAGAGGAACTATTTTTGCTTAAAGATGAATCAGAGACTGTAACCTGCAGTGCTAAAAGTTATCCTCTTGCAGACATTGTATGGTCAAGCGAGTTCTCAAAACCCCTTCGTACGTGTCGGAATAATGCCACTTGTACTCTTTCTATTGAACATATTTCTGTAGATGAGCGAAGAAAATATACTTGCCAGGCCTCAACAAAGTTCGGAAATGCCAGTTCCTCTTTCGTCGCAATCGGTATAG GTAAACATGAGAAACAGggaataaaagaaacagaaagtGCATCTCCGTTACCATGGATTGCTGCGGCAGTCGGATGTCTCATACTTATTATCGTAATTGCCGGGTCGGTGATCGTCGTCAGGAAAA GGAGTCaacaaaaaagaacattaaACAGACAAAATGAACAGTTAGA GAATATTCAAAATGGtaagtaa